The following are encoded together in the Citrus sinensis cultivar Valencia sweet orange chromosome 1, DVS_A1.0, whole genome shotgun sequence genome:
- the LOC102611425 gene encoding uncharacterized protein LOC102611425: MEIESVQCECCGLKEDCTQDYISEVKGKFDGKWLCGLCSEAVRDEVNRGNKKPFATSVEEAVMAHMSFCGKSKSNPAVRVADGMRQMLRRRSGDLSSTPPSTSKKYARSASTKLY, encoded by the coding sequence atggagATTGAGTCAGTGCAGTGTGAGTGTTGTGGACTGAAAGAAGATTGCACACAAGATTACATAAGTGAAGTGAAGGGGAAATTTGATGGGAAATGGCTATGTGGGTTGTGTTCAGAAGCTGTAAGAGATGAAGTTAATAGAGGGAATAAAAAGCCATTTGCTACCAGTGTGGAAGAAGCTGTGATGGCTCACATGTCATTTTGTGGTAAATCCAAATCAAATCCTGCGGTTCGAGTAGCCGATGGTATGAGACAGATGCTAAGAAGAAGATCAGGTGACTTGTCTTCAACACCGCCATCTACTTCTAAGAAGTATGCAAGATCAGCAAGCACTAAACTGTATTGA